Below is a genomic region from Longimicrobium sp..
CTCCGCGGGCCGGGGGAAGGCGTGCTCCACGCCCTCCACCTCCACGCGGATCTCCGAGAGCGCCGCGAACTCGCGCGCGTGCAGGGAGCGCTCGATGAACAGGTCGCCGTCCACCTCCCAGCGGTCGGGGCCGGCGAGGTCGCCGGCGCGGTAGAAGAGCGGGTCGTACGGCTCGCCCTCGCGGCGGCGGAAGTTCTCGTCCTCGGCGTAGTCCATCTCCTCCAGGTCGTCCTCGCCGGCGGCGGACTCGCGGTGGTGGCGGATCTCGTGGGTGATCGTCTCCCAAAGCTCGCCCTCCCAGTCGAAATCGTCGTACTCGCGAGAGAGGGCCAGGAAGGAGCCGTAGTACAGGTGCACGCCGGAGCTGACGTCGTCGCCGAGGCCGGTCTCCACGTCGTACTCGCCGGTCGCGCACTCGCCGAGGGTGAAGACGTCGGGAAGCTCCGGGTGCGCCATCGCCCGGCTCCACACCTGGAGGTAGGAAACGCCGTGGCGCAGCTCGGGCGGGATCTCGTCGAAGATCTCGCGGGCCCGCCGCTCGAACTCGTCAAAGGTCACGTCGCAACCCTCCGGTGAAGCGCCGCGAACGCCAGCGCCAGCACGATGCCCAGCGTGAACGAACGAGGGTCGCTCCACAACAACAGCTTGAAGTACGCCGTCTCGATCAGGAGCAGCGCGGCCAGCACCCGGTACCACGCCGTCCGCGTGGTGAGCAGCGAGTAGAGGTAGAAGAGCGTGTGGCCGGAAAACGGGAGGAAGCTCCCCGTCATGCGCACCGCGCCGAGCAGCGACACGGCGCCGTCCACCGCCATCTCGCGCCCGCCCCACGGACGGGCCATCCGCGTGCGGAACCAGAGCGGAAACGCGACGAAGAACGGCGCCACGTACGCCAGCAGGAAGCGCCGCGCGCGCCAGTTGTCCGCCACCAGCGCCGCCGCCGCGATGGCGAGCGGCACGGCCACGCACGCCACGAGCGCGGCGCGGTCCAGCGCGGCGCGCCTGCGCACGACGAGGGCGGGGATGGCGGCGAATCCGGGCATCGTAACGCCGTTAGGGGGTGGACACGGCGCGGGGGAGGCACCGGGCATCGGCGCCTCCCCCGCGAACCGTCCGGCGCGAAAGCTACTTCACCTCGTCCATGCTGCGGACGATGTGCTTCACCAGGCCGTACTCCCGGGCCGCCTCCACGTTCAGCCAGAAGTTGCGGCGCGTGTCGTTCTCGATGCGCTCGATCGACTGCCCGGTCTGCTCGCTGAAGATGCGGTTGATGCGCTCGCGCATGCGCACGATCTCCTGCGCCTCGATGGCGATGTCGGCCGCGGTGCCGCCGGCGCCGCCCGCGGGCTGGTGCAGCAGGAAGCGCGTGTTGGGGAGCGCGAAGCGGTCCTCGAGCGGCACCGCCACGAAGATCAGCGCACCCGCGCTCGCCACCCACCCCGTGCCGATCATCCTCACCCGCGGCTTGATGAAGCGGATGACGTCGTGGATCGTGTCGCCCGACTCCACGTGGCCACCCTGCGAGTTGATGAAGATGTTGATCGGCTCGTCCGAATCGGAGGCCATCGCCAGGAGCTGGCCCATGACGTTGGAGACGAGCTGCTGGTTGATGGCGCCGCTGATGATGAGCGTGCGGTTCTTGAACAGCCGGTCGCGGACGCTGTCGGTGAGCGCCGACGCCGACTTCTCGTTGGCTGTCTGGTCTTCGTCCTGTTCCTTGTCCTGGTCGTCGCCCTCTTCCCTGCGCATGCTTCCTCCCGTACCTGTTGGTGAGCCGTGCGGGGCCACGCCCGCCCTTCTGATGCCGGTCCCAGCCGCACGTCCCGTTCCCGCCGCGGCCTCTCGCGACACTATACCGCCGCGACCCGCGTACGGCGAGGGGCACCCGGCACCGCGTCCCGGCGCAAACCCCCTCCTCTTCATCCTGATCGATGCGCAACCTGGCCGATCTGTACGTCGCATCGGACTCCTATCCCGCGCACATCGTGGAGTTCCTGCGCGCGCTGGCGTCCGCGTACGAGCTCCCGCAGCCTCTGCACGTTCTGGATGCGGGGTGCGGCCCCGGCCGCCTCCTCGCCCCGCTGGACCGTCTGCGCTGGCAGGTCACCGGGATGGAGCCCCACCCCGACTTCGTCGCCTCCGCCCGCACGATCTCGCAGTTCAGGCGCCGCGTGAGCGTCCTCCAGGGTGGCTTCCTGGACATCGATCAAGACGCCGAGTTCGACCTGGCGATCGGGGTCAACAGCTCCTTCGCGCACCTGGTCACCCCCGCCGAGCGAGCGGACGCACTCCGGCGCATCCACCGCGCGCTGAAGCCGGGCGGCGTGGTCTTCCTCGACCTCCCCAACTTCCTATGGATCCTCAAGAACCACGTCCCGCCCCAGCCCTACACCTTTGAAGTACAGGGTGAGACGGTGACACTCAACCGCAGTCAGGACATCGACTTCCATGCGGCCACCTTCATCACTACTGACGAGTACGTCTACGCCCGCAGCGGCCAGTCGGAAGCCCGCCTCGTCCACAGCTACGGGATGACCACCCTCCCCGACCTCCAGCACCACCTGGACGCGGCGGGCTTCGACGACGCGCGCACCTTCAACAGCTACGCCGCGCGCACCCCCGAGCGGCTGGACGGCCCGCGCATCCTCCTCGCCGCCCGCAAGCCGCTGGCCTGAGCGCCAAACACCCCTCCCCCAGCAGTTTGGGGGAGGGGTCGCGAGGAACGAGCGGGGGAGGGGCCCCTACCGGATCCTTTCCTCCAGGAACCCCGCGATCTCGTCCTGCGAGATGCGCGACTGCTGCATCGTGTCGCGGTCGCGGACGGTGACGGTGCCCTGCTCCATCGTCTCGCCGTCCACGGTGATGCAGAACGGCGTGCCGGCCTCGTCCTGCCGCCGGTAGCGCCGGCCGATGGCGCCGGCCTCGTCGTAGAAGCTGGGGATGCCGCGGCGGCGCAGGTCGTGGTGGATGAAGGCGGCACGGTCCGGCATGCCATCCTTTTTGACCAGCGGAAAGACGCCCACCTTGAGCGGCGCCAGCGACGGCTTGATCCCCAGCACCACGCGCGTCTCGCCTTCCACCTCCTCCTCGCGGTACGCGTTGGCCATCACCGCGAGCGTCGCGCGGTCCGCGCCGACCGAGGTCTCGATGATGTACGGGATGTACTTCTCGTTCGTCGCCGTGTCCACGTACTGCAGCTTCTTCCCCGAGAACTCCTGGTGCTTGGTCAGGTCGAAGTCGGTGCGGTTGTGGATCCCCTCGATCTCGCCCCACCCGCCCTCGCCGATGGTGCCGCCGAAATGGAACTCCACGTCGCCCGCCGCCGCGGCGTAGTGCGCCAGCTTCTCGTGCGGATGGTAGCGCAGGCGGTCCGCGGAGAGCCCCAGCACCTCGGTGTGCCAGCGGAAGCGCTCTTCGCGCCACCGCTCAAACCACTCGGCATCGGTGCCGGGCTTCACGAAGAACTGCATCTCCATCTGCTCGAACTCGCGCGTCCGGAAGGTGAAGTTCCCGGGCGTGATCTCGTTGCGGAAGGCCTTGCCGATCTGCGCGATCCCGAACGGCACCCGCTGGCGGGCGCTGGTCTGCACGTTCAGGAAGTTGACGAAGATCCCCTGCGCCGTCTCGGGCCGCAGGTACACGGTGGATGCGTCCTCCTCCACCGGGCCCATGAACGTCTTGAACATCAGGTTGAACTGGCGCGGCTCGCTCCACTTGCCGCGCGTTCCGCACGCGGGGCACTGCACCTGGGCCATCTCCTTCGTCCCGGCCTGCTCCTGCAGCGTGTCCTCGCGGTAGCGGCGGTGGCAGTTGCCGCACTCCACCAGGGGATCGGTGAAGTTGGCGACGTGGCCGGACGCTTCCCAGACGCGCGGGTGCATGAGGATGGCCGCGTCGAGCCCCTCGATGTCGTCGCGCTCGTGGACCATGGCGCGCCACCACGCTTCCTTGACGTTGCGCTTCAGTTCCACCCCCAGCGGGCCGTAGTCCCACACCGACCCGGTGCCGCCGTAGATCTCGGACGACTGGAAGACGTACCCGCGCCGCTTGGAGAGGGAGACCAGCTTGTCCATCAGTTCCGTGTCCGCCATGTATCCCGTCAGGAAGATGTGCTCCGTTTCGCTCGGGCGGAGATATTATCCCGCGGGCGGGGTGGAGGCAAATAGGAACAGCGGGTCTCACGCAAAGACGCGAAGGCGCAAAGACAACGAAGAGAAAAGCAATTTGCCTTTCTTTGCGTCTTCGCGCCTTCGCGTGAGATTGCAGTTCAGCGATCCTTGTTCATCCACTCCACGTTGCGAGTGGCGCGCGGATGCACGTCCAGGCGGCGGGCCATCTTGCGGAAGGCAGGGCCGTGGTCCACCG
It encodes:
- a CDS encoding glycine--tRNA ligase, whose translation is MADTELMDKLVSLSKRRGYVFQSSEIYGGTGSVWDYGPLGVELKRNVKEAWWRAMVHERDDIEGLDAAILMHPRVWEASGHVANFTDPLVECGNCHRRYREDTLQEQAGTKEMAQVQCPACGTRGKWSEPRQFNLMFKTFMGPVEEDASTVYLRPETAQGIFVNFLNVQTSARQRVPFGIAQIGKAFRNEITPGNFTFRTREFEQMEMQFFVKPGTDAEWFERWREERFRWHTEVLGLSADRLRYHPHEKLAHYAAAAGDVEFHFGGTIGEGGWGEIEGIHNRTDFDLTKHQEFSGKKLQYVDTATNEKYIPYIIETSVGADRATLAVMANAYREEEVEGETRVVLGIKPSLAPLKVGVFPLVKKDGMPDRAAFIHHDLRRRGIPSFYDEAGAIGRRYRRQDEAGTPFCITVDGETMEQGTVTVRDRDTMQQSRISQDEIAGFLEERIR
- a CDS encoding ATP-dependent Clp protease proteolytic subunit, encoding MRREEGDDQDKEQDEDQTANEKSASALTDSVRDRLFKNRTLIISGAINQQLVSNVMGQLLAMASDSDEPINIFINSQGGHVESGDTIHDVIRFIKPRVRMIGTGWVASAGALIFVAVPLEDRFALPNTRFLLHQPAGGAGGTAADIAIEAQEIVRMRERINRIFSEQTGQSIERIENDTRRNFWLNVEAAREYGLVKHIVRSMDEVK
- a CDS encoding class I SAM-dependent methyltransferase, coding for MRNLADLYVASDSYPAHIVEFLRALASAYELPQPLHVLDAGCGPGRLLAPLDRLRWQVTGMEPHPDFVASARTISQFRRRVSVLQGGFLDIDQDAEFDLAIGVNSSFAHLVTPAERADALRRIHRALKPGGVVFLDLPNFLWILKNHVPPQPYTFEVQGETVTLNRSQDIDFHAATFITTDEYVYARSGQSEARLVHSYGMTTLPDLQHHLDAAGFDDARTFNSYAARTPERLDGPRILLAARKPLA